A genomic window from Leuconostoc kimchii IMSNU 11154 includes:
- a CDS encoding polysaccharide deacetylase family protein: MIKTKKTTLVIGLILGAGLGLYGNIDDDVMAAKTDSQTIKAVKQAKSLSQQYQYKEAKSLLSGHKGTTVDHLKKSINKQQSKLVTWDDPTKISHLFYHSLIVDPGKAFSSKQAQGYKDYMVTIDEFMPMLNQLYDNGYVLINFKDIISIDKQGKVTFKPVKLPEGKKPLIISQDDVNYYEYMKDSGFADKLVVNKQGDVKNQYTNNGQKKIGDYDMVPIIDTFIKKHPDFSYGGSKGVIAETGYNGALGYRSSKSQYGDTKKTHREAKKATKVANAMKKEGWQFASHSWGHINMTTASVDDIKKDTALWQKEVQPIVGKTPVLIFPFGADIGSFTNYTNDNAKYTYLKSSGFSIFDNVDASQTSWGQLTNDYYRNARINVDGIRLHETMTGENTVLNDFFNTKDFYHRDK; encoded by the coding sequence GTGATAAAAACCAAGAAAACTACTCTTGTCATTGGGTTGATTTTGGGGGCAGGCTTAGGGTTATATGGCAATATTGATGATGATGTTATGGCTGCAAAAACTGATAGTCAAACAATTAAGGCAGTAAAGCAGGCAAAATCATTAAGTCAACAGTACCAATATAAAGAGGCAAAATCATTGTTATCGGGGCACAAAGGAACAACAGTTGATCATCTAAAAAAGAGTATTAATAAGCAACAGTCAAAGTTGGTCACGTGGGATGATCCGACAAAAATTTCACATCTTTTTTATCATTCACTAATTGTTGATCCTGGTAAAGCTTTCTCATCTAAGCAGGCACAGGGATACAAAGATTATATGGTGACCATCGACGAATTTATGCCGATGCTGAATCAGTTATATGATAATGGCTATGTATTAATTAACTTTAAAGATATCATTTCGATTGATAAACAAGGGAAGGTGACTTTCAAACCAGTCAAATTACCTGAAGGCAAGAAGCCTTTAATTATATCGCAGGATGATGTTAACTATTATGAGTATATGAAGGATTCTGGGTTTGCAGATAAATTAGTCGTCAATAAGCAAGGTGATGTTAAAAATCAATATACCAATAATGGTCAGAAGAAAATTGGTGATTATGACATGGTACCGATTATTGATACCTTCATCAAAAAGCATCCAGATTTCTCATACGGTGGCTCAAAGGGTGTGATTGCTGAAACGGGTTATAATGGGGCGCTAGGTTATCGTTCATCAAAGAGTCAATATGGTGATACAAAAAAGACACATCGCGAAGCTAAGAAAGCGACAAAGGTTGCTAACGCTATGAAAAAGGAAGGTTGGCAGTTTGCATCGCATTCCTGGGGTCATATAAATATGACTACGGCCAGTGTTGATGATATCAAAAAGGACACTGCACTTTGGCAAAAGGAAGTACAACCAATTGTTGGTAAAACACCAGTATTGATTTTCCCATTTGGAGCAGATATTGGCTCATTTACAAATTACACAAATGATAATGCAAAGTACACTTATCTTAAGAGTAGCGGTTTCAGTATTTTCGATAATGTTGATGCGTCACAGACATCATGGGGTCAATTAACAAATGATTATTATCGTAATGCGCGGATAAATGTCGATGGTATTCGTTTACATGAAACAATGACTGGTGAGAACACGGTTCTAAATGACTTCTTTAATACAAAAGATTTTTATCATCGTGATAAATAA